Proteins co-encoded in one Malus sylvestris chromosome 7, drMalSylv7.2, whole genome shotgun sequence genomic window:
- the LOC126629856 gene encoding uncharacterized protein LOC126629856 — MDPNRVEAERLLGIAEKLLHSRDPSSCRDFANLAQETEPLLEGSDQILAVADVLLAADKRVNNHPDWYAVLLSDRRSDDLDHIKKSYRRLALLLHPDKNKYAYAEHAFKLIADAWAVLSDPAKKQIYDNELGPFSRIDLGSSISNKLPVRRDSRARTDAGVGNDSQQQPRSRLSTF, encoded by the coding sequence ATGGATCCAAACAGGGTAGAAGCCGAGCGATTGCTCGGAATCGCGGAGAAGCTTCTACACAGCCGGGATCCCAGCAGCTGCCGCGACTTCGCAAATCTGGCTCAGGAGACCGAGCCGCTGCTGGAGGGGTCAGATCAGATCTTGGCCGTCGCCGATGTGCTCTTAGCCGCCGACAAACGCGTCAACAACCACCCCGACTGGTACGCCGTTCTCCTGTCCGATCGCCGATCCGACGACCTCGATCACATCAAGAAATCTTACCGACGGCTAGCGTTACTCCTCCACCCGGACAAGAACAAGTACGCCTACGCTGAGCACGCATTCAAGCTCATAGCCGATGCATGGGCGGTTCTGTCCGATCCGGCCAAGAAGCAGATTTACGACAACGAGCTGGGGCCGTTCAGCCGGATCGATCTCGGCTCTTCGATTTCGAACAAATTGCCGGTGCGGCGGGACAGCCGGGCCCGAACCGACGCCGGGGTGGGAAACGACAGCCAACAGCAGCCGAGGTCGAGATTGTCGACTTTCTGA
- the LOC126629845 gene encoding protein BEARSKIN2-like yields the protein MASNGIRFTRVEVEGLLLPVGYRFHPTEEELISHYLKLKLRGKDSLVSDAIREINICNYEPRELPEISLIKSDDEWYFYNRPIYKKNSRNEVERATATGFWKSTGKEKIVKARDNKIIGKKRILTFRQGRGRNAPITNWVMHEFSIPQITPNANQRDFVLCYVKKKSGKNTDVATGDEGESSNYNNAPDFENQLQPARNMHVEEERTQPPPNPDIFQRELDLMLGNTRGNNDYHGMDENLEEFVNGLFGDDPYQGYSEEITHNNVFNDSTLPQSPRKVYLQDCGVSSDSDTEVQHQAAQGPSLQMLGVPQASSSHFGREEGVMLRNQTLGQAASSINVLPKPQTDRLQSISDEDSGTHQITSRLRRASRPINALKLKSASSVDVDAVSLQINSIQLASDEYYNSERTRRRTYPTSALLALGKPNELEQQQSKAKVAAERRAAVDFPPKRNFITESNKDAEAVQGNNTEKGLKQTHNATTAGNWMSCSCISGETSPPLTGPPSVYLFNTVLLLGAILFFVFAWEEGLYGQWC from the exons ATGGCTTCCAATGGAATCCGCTTCACTAGAGTAGAAGTAGAAGGCCTGTTACTGCCAGTGGGATACCGATTCCACCCCACAGAAGAAGAGCTGATCAGCCATTACTTGAAGTTGAAGCTCCGGGGAAAGGATTCCCTCGTCAGCGACGCCATCCGTGAAATCAATATCTGCAACTACGAGCCCAGGGAATTGCCTG AGATTTCACTGATAAAGTCGGATGATGAATGGTACTTCTACAACCGaccaatttacaaaaaaaacagCAGAAACGAAGTTGAAAGGGCGACGGCCACAGGCTTCTGGAAGAGCACCGGGAAGGAAAAAATAGTCAAGGCTCGAGACAACAAAATTATCGGTAAAAAGAGGATTCTGACATTTCGCCAAGGTCGCGGTCGTAATGCCCCAATTACCAACTGGGTCATGCATGAGTTTTCCATCCCTCAAATCACTCCTAATGCTAATCAG AGGGATTTCGTTCTCTGTTACGTAAAGAAGAAATCAGGTAAGAACACGGATGTTGCAACCGGTGATGAAGGCGAATCTAGTAATTACAACAATGCACCTGACTTTGAAAATCAACTGCAACCAGCACGTAATATGCATGTTGAAGAG GAACGTACTCAGCCACCACCAAATccggacatttttcagagggaATTGGATCTTATGCTTGGAAATACGCGTGGTAATAATGATTACCAtggaatggatgaaaatttggaaGAGTTCGTAAATGGACTTTTTGGGGATGACCCGTATCAGGGTTACAGTGAAGAAATAACTCACAATAACGTCTTTAACGACTCCACTCTGCCACAGTCACCTAGGAAGGTGTATTTACAGGATTGTGGAGTGAGCAGTGACTCAGACACAGAAGTACAACATCAAGCTGCACAG ggcCCGAGTTTACAAATGCTTGGTGTGCCACAAGCTAGTTCGAGCCACTTCGGAAGAGAGGAAGGTGTTATGCTTCGTAACCAGACCTTAGGACAGGCTGCTTCCTCTATCAATGTGTTACCTAAACCTCAGACTGATCGTCTTCAATCAATCAGTGATGAAGATTCTGGTACACACCAAATAACAAGCAGGCTGCGACGTGCATCAAGACCCATTAATGCCTTAAAATTAAAGAGTGCTTCCTCTGTGGATGTAGATGCAGTTAGCCTTCAGATTAACTCTATTCAGTTAGCCTCCGACGAATACTATAACAGTGAGAGAACACGCAGAAGAACATATCCAACAAGTGCCCTCTTAGCACTAGGCAAACCTAATGAATTAGAACAGCAGCAAAGCAAG GCCAAAGTAGCTGCAGAGCGTCGAGCTGCTGTTGATTTCCCCCCGAAGAGGAACTTTATAACAGAATCTAACAAAGACGCAGAGGCGGTTCAAGGCAATAATACAGAAAAGGGTTTGAAGCAGACACACAATGCAACCACCGCCGGCAATTGGATGAGCTGTTCTTGCATTTCCGGAGAAACTTCCCCCCCATTAACAGGTCCCCCATCAGTATACCTTTTCAACACGGTTCTACTTCTAGGTGCGatattgttctttgtttttgcTTGGGAAGAAGGTTTATACGGGCAGTGGTGCTAG